The sequence GCGCGAGTCCCTGCGTTCCTGCGTTCCTCTGGGAGCTCCTGCTGCGCCGGTGCAGGCGATGGTGAAGGGGCTCGAGGCCGCTGAGGCCCAGGCACTGAAGCGACTGGAGGCGGATGGCAAGGCGCGTGGCGCGTCGCTGAAGGAGCCGGCTCCCACCGAGGCTGAACGCCGTGCGCGGGCCTTCGTTCCGCGCCGCGTGAAGGGCCAGGAGTTGGCGTCCTTCGACGAGGTGGCGGGCAAGGTTCGTCCGGAGGACAAGGCTCGGCTGGAGGCTGTGCAGGCCGCGATGACCGCCGCGACCACGGCACTGCGGGAGCGCGGGGAGTCGGAGCTGCGCTTCTACCAACTGCCTGATGCCATCGCGAGCTACGCCGATGGCAAGCGCTCCGTCGCGGACATCCGCGATGCGGCCTATGCCGAGTATGGCTATGCCTTGCCCGTGGATGCGCTCGTGGACCTCTTCGGACTGCTGGAGCAGGGTGGGGTGATGGCGCGGGCTCGTTGAGGCGGACTCGTGGTTCTCCTTGGGCTACTGGAGCGGGGCGGGGCCATGGCGCGGGCCTGTTGAGGGAGGACTCGTGGATGCACTCACGGACCTATCTGGTTCACTGGAGCAGGGCTGCATCACGACGCGGGCTCGGTGAGGACACGAGCCCGCCTGAATGCCGTGTGGACCGTGCGTGGCGACCTTGCGATGGTGGCCGCCGGGGTGTCACGCGGGGACAAGGGGACACCTCGCGCCTGTGTGTTTCCTGAGTCGCGGCGGCTGTGTTGGACTCGGGGGGATGCGCTCGAACACCCTGGTGGTTGCACTGACGTTGCTGGCGGGATGTGCCTCGGCTCCAGCGGTCAAGGCTTCTGCTCCAAAGGTTGCGCCGGCCGCACCGGCCTCGAAGCCCGCGGAGCCGCCAGAGGTGAGCCCGGCGTCGCCACCGTCCTCGCGCTACCGGCTGGAGAGCATCGAGGTCATCGGCTCCCATCGCTACTCGCGTGAGGAGTTGCTCGCGGCCTTCGGTGTTCCCGACGGCCGGGACGTGGACCTGTCGGATGACGCGCTCATCCGTGAGCTGAAGCAGGGCAAGGAGCGGCTCCTGTCGCGCTTTGCCTTCGCGCAGGTCCGGTGCGGCCTCAACAACTACGAGGACACCCACGCCGTGTATGTGACGGTGAATCTCGTGGACGTCGGAGACGAGTGGCGCCTCGACTTCGACCCGGTTCCCGACGGTGCACCGGAGGACCCGGACGGCCTGGTCGCTGCCTGGGCGCTGCCTGGGCGGACCTGGAGACGCAGGCCGGAGCGCTGTACCTCGCGGGAGAACTTCCCGTGAAGGATGGACCGTGCCGCGCCTTCCACTGCGGGACGGGCTTCGCGCATCCCAAGCTCGCGCCGCTGGAGGCGCGCTTCATCTCGGGCGTGCCGGCTCACTTCGACGCACTGGTGAAGGTGCTGCGCACCGAGAAGGACGAGTACCGGCGCTCGCTGGTGCCCTTCCTGCTCGCGTACGGACGCACGCGTGAAGAGGTCGCGGAGGCGCTGCTGCCCTCGCTGCGGGATTCGAGCGACGCGGTTCGCAACAACGCGATGCGCGTGCTCTGGCAGACGCAGCGGGGAGCCTCGAAGCCGCTCGTGCCGCTCGCGCCCGTGGTGCGCGCGCTGCATGGACCGACGTTGGGGGACAGGAACAAGGCTTCGGTCCTGCTCGGCGCGGTGGTGGAGAAGGATGCCGCTCTGCGGGACGCAGCGTTGCGCGGCGCCGGGCCGCTGCTGGTGGAGATGGTGGCCATGCGCTCGCGGGCGGACCGGGAAGGCTCCCTGCTCGCACTGCGGGCCCTGGCGGGGCGTGACCTGGGCGAGGACCCACGTGTGTGGAAGGCATGGGTGGAGTCGGCGCTCGCCAGGATTGGGGCAGGTGAAGCGGCTCAGAAGTGAACCGTCCGCGCGCCGTCAGGTGATGCGCTACGACCTGCACCCGACAGTCCCCTCGTCCGGCGGCGCTGGTCCGCGCGACACGTAAATCCCGCCTCACGGGGTGCTCGTTGATTCCTGCAACCACAAGGTCCGCTCGCGAAGCGGACATGCAGGGGGCACTCACATGGCGAAGAACATCGGTCGCGGCGATGGCGTCCATACCACTCCGAATCCGGAAGGTGCGGGCTGGGTCAATCAGGTGAAGGGGAAGGTGACGAGCAAGCACCGGCTCAAGGAGCGCGCGGTGGATGCGGGGCGGGAGCTGGCTCAGGAGCGGCGCATGGAGCACTTCATCCACAACACCGACGGCAGCATCGGGAAGCGGAACAGCTACGGCAACGACCCTCGCCAGTCGAAGGGGTAATGACGTCCGGCCGGGGTGCCACCTGGACCGGGGGACCGGGGGCAGCGGCCGGAGTCAGTGGGAGACCGGAGGAGAGAACTCCCGGGTGAGGTGATGGAAGAGCTGCTCCATCCACCGGAAGTGCTCCTCCTCATCGGGCGTGAGGGGCGTGCGCATCCACGCGAGGACGGACGGTCTCCATTGCAGCAGCGTGGCCAGCAGCTCGGCCTTGCGACCCAACTCCTGCGCGGCCCGGCAGTAGCCGATGAGGGCTACCGACGCCGCCGAACGACACCAAGGGGCCTCGAGGTCGACGCCTCGTGCCCCGAGTATCGCGAGCGCATCCACGTAGGCGTGCAACGCGGCTTCGATGTTCCCAGCCTGCTGCGCACGGTCCGCCGCGCCTATTTTTCGGGCGGCTCGCATGCCGGAGAGAAGTGAGCAGAACATGGTGCCTCCAGCAAAACGGCCCGGTCCTCCTGGATGCGGAGGGCCGGGCCGGAAGGCGTGACCTGCGACGGAAGGCTCAGAACGCCGCGTCGAACACCACGTCCGTCGCCGCACCCACGCCGACCGCCACCTGGTACGAGGACACGCGGCGCTCGAAGAAGTTGGTGAGCTCCTGCACGTCCTGCAGGTCCATGAAGTGCAGCGGGTTCTTCGTCTTGAAGATGGGAGCGATGCCCAGCATCTGCAGGCGCTGGTCCGCCACGTACTCCAGGTAGCCGCGCATCTCCTGCACGGACAGACCCATGACGCCGCCGCTCAGCAAGTCTTGAGCGAACTGCGTCTCGCACTCCACCGCCTCACGGAGCATCGTCACGACGTCGCGCTCCATCTGCGCGTCGAAGAGGTCCGGCTCCTCCTTGCGTGCCACCTGGATGGCCTCGAACGCGAAGGCCATGTGCGCGCTCTCGTCGCGGAACACCCAGTTCGTCCCCGCCGCCAGGCCGTTCAGCAGGCCCTTGCTGCGCAGGAAGTACACGTAGGCGAACGCCGCGAAGAAGAAGAGCCCCTCGATGCAGCCCGCGAAGCAGATGAGGTTCAGCAGGAACTTCCGCCGCTCCTCCTTCGTGCGCAGTTGGTCCAGCCCGTGGATGCTGTCCATCCACTTCATGCAGAAGCGCGCCTTGCGCTGGATGGACGGAATGTTGTCGATGGCCGCGAAGGCCTTCGCCCGCTCCGCCGGGTCCGGCACGTACGTGTCCAGCAGCGTCAGGTAGAACTGGACGTGCAGCGCCTCCTCGAAGAGCTGGCGCGACAGGTACATGCGCGCCTCGGGCGCGTTGATGTGCTTGTAGAGGTTCAGCACCAGGTTGTTGCCGACGATGCTGTCCCCCGTCGCGAAGAACGCCACCAGCCGGTGGATGAGGTGGCGCTCCGCGTCCGTCATCTTCGACCGCAAGTCCACCAGGTCCGTGGAGAAGTCCACCTCCTCCACTGTCCACGTGTTCTTGATGCTGTTGCGGTACATCTCGAAGAACTGCGGGTACGCCATCGGGCGCAGCGTCAGGTTCAGTCCAGGGTTCAGCAGCATTGCTTCGGTGCTCCTTGCGCCGCGCGCGCCGGGTTCTTCCTACAGAGTTCTTCGAGATGTCCGTGCTTCAGCGAGGCCGGCCGGGGCAGGCCTCGCACTGCTCGGAGGGCGGGCCTACTGGCAGGCCTCGCACGCCTCGGGGTTCTCCAGCGAGCAGGCCACCGCCTCGGCCTCCGTCGCCTTCGCCGCCGGGACAGGGGCCGCCACCGGCGCCGCAGTGGCCGTGCCGCCCGCGCCCACCGTGGCCTTCGCAATCCTCGTCGCCGGACGCGAGCGCAGGTAGTACGTGGTCTTCAGCCCCTTCTGCCATGCGTAGAAGTACATCGACGACAGCTTGCCGATGTTCGGCGTCTCCACGAAGAGGTTGAGCGACTGGCTCTGGTCGATGAAGGCCCCGCGGTCCGCGCCCATGTCGATGAGCGAGCGCATCGGAATCTCCCAGGCCGTCCGGTACACCTGACGCAGGTGCTCCGGCAGCTCGGTGATGTCCTGCACGCTGCCTTCCGCCATCTTGATGCGGTTGCGGACGTTCTCGTTCCACAGCCCCAGCGCCTGGAGGTCTCGCACCAGGTAGCGGTTCACCTGGAGGAAGTCGCCCGACAGCGTCTCGCGCTTGAACAGGTTGGACACCTGCGGCTCGATGCACTCGTAGCAGCCCACAATCGAGGCAATCGTCGCGGTGGGTGCAATGGCAATCATCAGCGAGTTGCGCAGGCCGTGCTTCTGGATGCGCTCACGCAGCGCATCCCAGCGCGCCGAGTCCTCGGGGACGAGGCCCCAGGCGTCGAACTGGAGCTCGCCCTTCGCCGCGCGCGTCTCCGGGAAGGAGGGGTGCGCACCGAACTGCTCGGCCAGCTCGCACGAGGTGGACAGCGCCGCGTAGTAGATCTCCTCCGAAATCTTCTTCGACAGCGCGCGGGCCTCGGGCGCGTCGAAGGGCAGGCGGAGCTGGAAGAACACGTCCTGCAGGCCCATCAGCCCCAGGCCCACCGGGCGCCAGCGCAGGTTGGACGAGGCGGCGTTGGGGATGGGGTAGTAGTTGAGGTCGATGACCCGGTCCAACTGCTTCAGCGCGAGCTGGGCGTTGGCGCGCAGGCGCTCGAAGTCGAACTTCCCGTCCACCACCATGCGGCCCAGGTTCAGCGAGCCCAGGTTGCACACCGCCGTCTCACCCTGGCTCGTCACCTCCAGGATTTCGGTGCACAGGTTGGACAGGTGGATGACGTTGCCGTCCCTGCCCGTCTGGTTGCTCTTGCGGTTGCTGATGTCCTTGAAGGTCATCCAGCCGTTGCCCGTCTGCGCCAGCGTCTTCATCATCCGGGCATACAGGTCGCGCGCCTTCACCTTGCGCATGGCCAGGCCCTTCGCCTCGGCCTCGGCGTAGGCCGTGTCGAAGGCCTCGCCGTACAGGTCCGTCAGGTGGGGCACCACCTTCGGGTCGAACAGGCTCCACTCGCCGTCCGCCTCCACGCGCTTCATGAAGAGGTCCGGCACCCAGTTGGCCAGGTTCAGGTTGTGCGTGCGGCGGGCCTCGTCGCCGGTGTTGTCACGCAGCTCGAGGAAGTCCTCGATGTCCGCGTGCCACGTCTCCAGGTACACGCAGCAGGCGCCCTTGCGCTTTCCGCCCTGATTCACGGCGGCGACGGAGGCGTCCAGCGTCTTCAGCCAGGGGACGATGCCGTTGGAGTGGCCGTTGGTGGAGCGGATGAGCGAGCCGCGCGCGCGCACGCGGTGGTACGCCACGCCGATGCCGCCGGAGAACTTCGACAGCATCGCGATGTCCGAGTACTTCCGGTAGATGGCGTCCAGCTCGTCCGCGGGCGAGTCCAGGAGGAAGCAGCTGGAGAGCTGCTCGTGGCGCGTGCCCGAGTTGAACAGGGTGGGCGAGCTGGGCATGTACTCCAGCGAGCTGAACAGGCGGTACAGCTCGATGGCCTCGCGCGCGTTGTCGCCGGAGAGCGCGCACGCCACGCGGAGGAAGAACTCCTGCGGCGTCTCCAGCACCTCGCGCGTCACCGGGTTCTTCAAGAGGTACCGGTCATAGACGGTGCGCAGGCCGAAGTACTCGAAGAGGTCGTTGCGCGACGGGTCGATGGCGGCGTTGAGCTTGCGCGCGTTGGCCTGGACGAACTGGAGCAGCCGGTCCGCGATGAGGCCGTGCTTGTGGCCCGCGGCGATGGACTGGCTGAAGGAGTGAATCTCCTGGTTGCTGACCTCCTTCTGGATGAAGGCGGCCAACAGGCGCGCGGAGAGGCGGCCGTACTCGGGCTCCTCGGCGATGAGGGCCGCGGCCGTCTGGATGGAGAGGCTGTCCAGCTCGCGCGTGGTGGCGCCGTCGTAGAGGCCGGAGATGGTCTTCGTGGCCACGCGCATGACGTCCACGCGGGGCAGGCCCACGCAGCAGCGGCCCACGGCGCGCACAATCTTGTTGAGGTCCACCGGCTCGTTGGAGCCGTTGCGCTTCTTCACGCGCATCGTGGTGGAGGTGAACTCGGCCGGAGCGTTCTCAGCGGCCGCTGGCACTGGCGTGGCACTCACGGATGGCACCGCATGGCCGTTGGTGGCGGGCGGGACGGCCAGGTTGGCGGCAGCGGGCTTCACGGGCGTTTCGAAGTTCACGAGCGGCTCACTCCGGACAAAGGCGTGGCCCTTGGGCAGACACACGAGTGGCTGCCCCGGGGGGGCGGACCCCAGGTCACGCTACTGGAAATATGTTCAGGAAGGGCTACAGGCTGACGGGGGGCGGGAATCTGCGACAACGTATGAGGTCGATGGCTGTTGTACGCAAGATTCCCACAACCCCTCCTCAGCCCCACGTCACAGCCGGGTCTCCGGTGGGGCACCGTCGACCGGCCACAAGCTATGGGGGGGTATCCAGCATGTCAACGCGAGATCTAGTGCCCGGCTGGGCCCGATCATTGCAATCTATGATCGATCTCCAACACGTTTCGTCACGTTGTGATTACGACACTCGGTGAGACGCTCAGGGACGTGTTGTATGGGCTCCCTGGATTCCATCCTGGACGGTCGGAATTGGCGCCGAATCAGGGGGCTCCGCCCGCGTCCGGGGCGGCCTGGGCGGGTGCCTGGGGCGGCGCCGTCGGGGTGGGTGCAGGTGCGGGAATCGGCGTCTCCGGCGCAGCCTGTTCGGGGGTGCCCTGGGGACCGCTGAGGGTGTGGACGGCGCGGCGGAGGGCCTCCTCCAGCTCGCGGGCGGGCGGGGTGACGACGGAGAGCATCTGGTTGGCGCTGCGGGCGTGGCGGCTCTGGCTCTCCGCGGCCATCTTGAGCTGGGTGAGGGCGTCGCTGACGAGCCTGCGGGCGTCCTCCAGCTTCTGGCGGGCCTGGTAGTAGGCGACGTCCGTCATGAGCTTCTGGAGCGTCAGGCGCTGCTCCTCGGTGATGCCGGAGAGCTTCTCGGCGCGGCGCAGGAAGTAGAGGCCCTGGTCCACCTTGGCGGGCTCGTCCGAGGCGATGCGCGGGCGGGCCAGGTTCTCCAGGAGGGGGAAGAGGGCGCGGTCCAGCTCGTCGCGCTCGGTGAAGCTGCGCAGGGCGAGGGAGGTGACGTCCTGGCCCTCCACGGGGATGGGGGCATAGGCGTCCGCCAGCCGCGGGTCCCCGGGGCGGTAGGGCACGGAGCCTGCCGGAGCGTTGCGGCCCTTCATCACCACGAGCTGCCCGTCCACCAGGGCCAGGGTGAAGGTGCGCGCGTTGAGCTGGGAGAGGAGGAAGACGACGAGGCCCCCCAACCCGAGGATGAGGGTGAACACGATGAGCCGCGTGAAGGTGCGCTTGGCCCGGTAGCCGAATCCCTGTTGTCCCGATGCGTTCATGTCGCCTGCTCTCCTGACGGACGGGCGCGAGGCCGATTTCTGGCCCTGGCGCTTAACTTGGGGCACGGACGCCCACGGGTATACTCCTACCCCCGAACACACCCATGCATCACACATTCCGTCGCATGGGGCCCAGTGAACTGCTGCCCCGGTACATCTTCGCCGAGAGCCTCTTCGCACGCCGCCGGGTGCTGGAAGTGGACGCCGTGGCCGCCACGGGCGGTGAGAGTGCGCGCTTCCTCGTCGAGCGCGGCGCGCGCGCCGTCGTGGCCTGCGACGCGGATGTGTCGGCGGTGGAGGCGGCCCAGAAGGCCCATGGCGGACCGTCGCTGCGCTTCCGCGCCAATGTCTACGACGACTTCGAGTCGGGCAGCTTCGACGTGGTGCTGGTGGCGGACCTCGCGCCGTATGTGAAGGCGCCGGAGCTGCTGGCGGAGCTGGCGCGGCTGGTGACGAAGCAGGGCTTCCTCGTGGGCGGCCTGCGCAACGTGGCGGGGCTGGCGCTGCCGCAGCTGTTG comes from Pyxidicoccus parkwaysis and encodes:
- a CDS encoding ribonucleoside-diphosphate reductase subunit alpha: MNFETPVKPAAANLAVPPATNGHAVPSVSATPVPAAAENAPAEFTSTTMRVKKRNGSNEPVDLNKIVRAVGRCCVGLPRVDVMRVATKTISGLYDGATTRELDSLSIQTAAALIAEEPEYGRLSARLLAAFIQKEVSNQEIHSFSQSIAAGHKHGLIADRLLQFVQANARKLNAAIDPSRNDLFEYFGLRTVYDRYLLKNPVTREVLETPQEFFLRVACALSGDNAREAIELYRLFSSLEYMPSSPTLFNSGTRHEQLSSCFLLDSPADELDAIYRKYSDIAMLSKFSGGIGVAYHRVRARGSLIRSTNGHSNGIVPWLKTLDASVAAVNQGGKRKGACCVYLETWHADIEDFLELRDNTGDEARRTHNLNLANWVPDLFMKRVEADGEWSLFDPKVVPHLTDLYGEAFDTAYAEAEAKGLAMRKVKARDLYARMMKTLAQTGNGWMTFKDISNRKSNQTGRDGNVIHLSNLCTEILEVTSQGETAVCNLGSLNLGRMVVDGKFDFERLRANAQLALKQLDRVIDLNYYPIPNAASSNLRWRPVGLGLMGLQDVFFQLRLPFDAPEARALSKKISEEIYYAALSTSCELAEQFGAHPSFPETRAAKGELQFDAWGLVPEDSARWDALRERIQKHGLRNSLMIAIAPTATIASIVGCYECIEPQVSNLFKRETLSGDFLQVNRYLVRDLQALGLWNENVRNRIKMAEGSVQDITELPEHLRQVYRTAWEIPMRSLIDMGADRGAFIDQSQSLNLFVETPNIGKLSSMYFYAWQKGLKTTYYLRSRPATRIAKATVGAGGTATAAPVAAPVPAAKATEAEAVACSLENPEACEACQ
- a CDS encoding IF-2 protein; amino-acid sequence: MNASGQQGFGYRAKRTFTRLIVFTLILGLGGLVVFLLSQLNARTFTLALVDGQLVVMKGRNAPAGSVPYRPGDPRLADAYAPIPVEGQDVTSLALRSFTERDELDRALFPLLENLARPRIASDEPAKVDQGLYFLRRAEKLSGITEEQRLTLQKLMTDVAYYQARQKLEDARRLVSDALTQLKMAAESQSRHARSANQMLSVVTPPARELEEALRRAVHTLSGPQGTPEQAAPETPIPAPAPTPTAPPQAPAQAAPDAGGAP
- a CDS encoding ribonucleotide-diphosphate reductase subunit beta, with translation MLLNPGLNLTLRPMAYPQFFEMYRNSIKNTWTVEEVDFSTDLVDLRSKMTDAERHLIHRLVAFFATGDSIVGNNLVLNLYKHINAPEARMYLSRQLFEEALHVQFYLTLLDTYVPDPAERAKAFAAIDNIPSIQRKARFCMKWMDSIHGLDQLRTKEERRKFLLNLICFAGCIEGLFFFAAFAYVYFLRSKGLLNGLAAGTNWVFRDESAHMAFAFEAIQVARKEEPDLFDAQMERDVVTMLREAVECETQFAQDLLSGGVMGLSVQEMRGYLEYVADQRLQMLGIAPIFKTKNPLHFMDLQDVQELTNFFERRVSSYQVAVGVGAATDVVFDAAF
- a CDS encoding DUF2188 domain-containing protein gives rise to the protein MAKNIGRGDGVHTTPNPEGAGWVNQVKGKVTSKHRLKERAVDAGRELAQERRMEHFIHNTDGSIGKRNSYGNDPRQSKG